Part of the Georgenia sp. TF02-10 genome, GCTCCATGGACCCGGCGCGCCCACGAAGGCCGCCGTACAGGACGCGGGAGAAGGTGTCCCCCGCGCCGTCGAAGATCGTCACGGGCCGGCGGTGGGTGTGCTCCCCGTCGCTGACGATGTAGACCTCCCGCCAGGTGGTCACCGGGTCGGCTGCCGCCGCCAGGTAGGACCGGGGGTCGGTAGAGACCACGGGCGCGGAGATGCCCCACTCGGAGCGGAGGTACTGCCCGTCCAGCACCTTGGCGGCGTCCGCCCGGTACGCCGTAGGGATGCCGTACGGCGCGAAGACGTCGGTGAAGGCGACGGTCCCGGACCCGCCGGTGGTGACGGCCGTGACCGGCACCCACAGCCCCTGGCTGGTCACCCGCTCCACCGTGACCCGGGTGCCCGGGGCGGCGGTGACGCCGACGCGGATGCCTCGGCGGCCCGGGAGGGCCTCCACGGACGGCACCGGCGGCGCCGTCCACGCCACGGTGAACGGCCGGGTCGCCCAGGACGACCAGGAGCCGCCGGTCTGCTGGACCCGCACCTGCGCCTCGTAGCCCCCGCCGTTGGCCCAGCCCAGGACCGGGACGGTGTAGAAGGCCAGCCGGCCGGGGAGGACGCCGGAGTCGTGCAGGACGGTCCCGGCCTGGACGATGCGGACCTGGGCGGCCGTCTGCTGCCCCCGCGGGGTCGTCGCCGTCCACGCCACCTGCGGGGTCAGGTCGTCCTGGACGGTGCCCGTCGGGGCCGTCACCTCCGCCGTCGGCGGGGTCACGGGCGTGAAGGACGAGGCGGGCGACCACGGCGACCACTGCCCGTCCACCTTCTCGCGGGTGCGGACCTGCCAGGACCGCAGCAGCCCGGCCGTGAACCGCCCGGCCGGGATCGTCACGCCCGACGTCGCCGACAGGTTCGTCGTGGCCTGGGCGACCAGCGCCGAGGTCGAGGCCGACCAGTACAGCCACTCCCCGTCCCCGGCGTCCACCCGCCACTGGTAGGCGTCCTGCGCGCCGCCGGCCACGACCGGCCGGTGCTGCCACAGGAAGTCGATGCTGCCGGTGTTGGTCACCTCGTCCCCGGCGCCCGGGGCCAGCACCACCGGCGCCGACGGACCCGCCGGGGGCAGCAGCTCCACCGCCACGCCCGACACCCGCCCCGGCACGCCGAGGGTGCCGCCGGCGGCGGACATCACGTCCGCCGCGGCGACCTTGCCCGACCAGGCGCCGAGGATCGTGGCCTTGGTCAGGGTCGCCGCCGGACCCCACGGCACCCCGGACGGCAGGCCCGGGGAGCGCGCAGGATCCCAGCCCGCCGCCATGACAGCACCGCCGCCGGGCTGGACCGTCACCTGCGCGAGCCCGGACCGGACCACCCCGACGCCCGCAGTGTCGCGGTACACCCGCAGCTGCGCCAGGCCCTGCACGGTCGGCGCCGGGTCGCTGGCCCCGGTGAGGACCCGGGAGGACACCCGCGCCCGCAGCGACTGCGCCAGCCCCCCCACAGTGAAGCCGTCCACCACCCGCCAGCCCGGCAGCGCCCGGGGCCCACGGTCCGAGGTCGAGGCCTCCACCAGGACCGCCAGGTCCCCGGCCCGTACCCCCGCCGGCCACGACGGCGACGCCGACCAGCCGGACGCGCCCACCACAGTGGTCACCTGGCCCTCCTCACCGCGGTCGTCAGGGCACGCTGGGTCTCCCGCCGCGCCACCGGCGCGGAGACCTCCTCGACGTAGGCGTCGAACTCGCGGTTGCCCACCCGGAGGACCACGTGGTCCGGCAGGCTGTTGCTCATGCCCTGGTTGGCCAGGCGGTGCATGTCCGCGAACTGCTGGCTGGACAGCACCGCGTCCGGGGTCCGCATCGACGCCGAGTGGTAGGCCAGCATCCCCGGCTCGAGCCAGGCGTTCCCGCCGTCGAAGATGTTCAGGGACTCGGGGTTGACGGCCCGGCCCCACCCGCCGCGGTGCAGCTCGAAGTGGAGATGGACGCCGGTGACGTTGCCGGTGGCGCCCTGGTAGCCGATGTGCTGACCAGCCTTCACCTGCTGCCCCGGCCTGACCTGGATGCCACCGACCGGGTTGTGCCCGTAGTAGGTGAACACCCCGCCGCCGTGGGAGATGCCGATACCGAGGCCGGTGCGGCCCCCCAGGATGCCCGCGCCCGTCCGGAACACGGTCCCGGCGTTGGCGGCGAACGTGGGCCCGCCGCCGGCGACGTCGATACCGGCGTGCAGCCGGCCCCACCTGTTCCCGAACCGGCTCGTGATCGGGCCGCGGGACGGGCGTCGCCACCCGCCCGGCCCCGGTGGCGGACCACCCTGCTCCGCACCGCCCTGACCGGGCGGGGGTGCCTCGGCGTCCTTGCCCCTGATCCAGCCGATCAGGCTGTCCATGGCGTTGGTGACCACGGACCCGGCGAGGCCGCCGACCGGCCCCCACTGGGAGACCGTGCCGCCGATGAGTCGCTTCAGCGGGTCCAGGATCGCCGCCGCTGCCGAGGCGAGACCGCCGCGCACCCACGACACCGCCGACGACACGGCGCTCTTGGTGGCCTCCCACCCGCGGGAGAAGATGTTGTCGCCCATCGGGGCCAGCGCCTCGGACGGCCGGCGTCCCGCGGCCCGGCGCGCCAGGTCACGGTCCAGGTCCTTCCCCTGCGCCAGCGCCGCCGCGGTCTCCGCCGCGGTGTACACCCGGCCTGGGGTGGCGAGGTCGATGAGCTCGGGACCCTCCTCGCCCACCAGCGCCCAGCCCGGACGGGCCCGGCCGCCCTTCGCGAACGCCGGGATGTCGTCCGCGTGCGGCAGGCGGGCCTTCGACCCGATCGCGACAGCGACGTTGTCGAAGGCCTTCTTGATCCCGCCGTTCCAGACGTCGTTGATGATGAAGTTGATCGGCAGGCGGAACACGTTCGCCACGGCCCGGAAAGCAGTCCCGATGGACTTGACGCCGTCCTCGACCCAACCCCGGACCTTGTCCAGCCCGGCCTTGAAGCTGCCGAACACGTTGGCGTCGATCCAGTCCCAGACCGCCTTGAAGCCAGCCTTCAGTCCCTCCCAGATCACCACGACCGCGGCGACCTTGTCGTTGAACCAGGACCGCACGGCCTCGATTCCGGCGTTGAAGGCGTCGAACACCGCGCTCTTGATGTAGTCCCAGCCCGCCTTCAGGGCCACCTTGGCGCCGTCCCAGTAGCGCTGGATGTCCATCCACTTCTGGTTGAACCAGTCCGCCACCAGGGCCCAGGCCGCCCGCAGCGGGGCGAAGACGTTCAGGTCGATCCACGCCCAGGCAGCCTGGAGCGCGACCTTCGCGCCGTCCCAGTAGCGCTGGATATCGAGCCAGCGGTCGCGGAACCAGGCCGCCACCACGGCGAACGCGGCCCGCAGCGGGGCGAAGACGTTCAGGTCGATCCACGCCCAGGCAGCCTGGAGCGCGACCTTCGCGCCGTCCCAGTACCGCTGGATGTCCAGCCACCGGTCTGAGAACCACTGCGCCACGGCCTGCCACCCGGCCTTGATCCCCTCGAAGATCGGGGACAGCGCGTTCTCCCACAGCCACTGGATACCCGCGGCCATCAGGTCCCACGCCAGCTTGATGACGTTGACCCAAATGTCGTAGATGAAGCCCGCCATGGCCGACCAGGCGTTCCATATCCCGGTGAATATCGGGGACAGCACGGTGGTCCACAGCCACGACGCGGCGGCCGCCACGGCGTCCCAGGCGGGCTTGAGGATGCCCTCCCACGCCGCCTGGACGGCGGCGACCAGGAAAGCCCAGCCGGCCTGGATTCCAGCCCATGCCGGCTGCAGCACGCCCGTCCACAGCCACGACGCGCCGGCCCCGATGGCCGACCAGATGCCCTGGAAGAAGGGCACCACGGTCCCGGTGAACCAGCCGACCACGGCGCCGACGGCCGTCTGGATTCCGGTCCACACCCCGGAGACGACCGTGCCCACGGTGGAGACGCCGGACTTGATGCCCTCCCAGACGGCACCGAGGAAGGGCACGACCGAGGTGGTGAACCAGGTGACGACCGCCTCGGCGGCGGCCTTGATGCCACCCCACACCGGCTGCATGACGTTCTGCCACAGCCAGGTGGCGCCGGCCGCGATCCCGTCCCAGACCGTCTTGAGGAAGGGAACGACGCTGCCGGTGAACCAGTCCACGACGGCGCCGACGGCGGCCTTGATCCCGTCCCACGCGGCCTGGACGACATTCCGGAACGTCTCGGAGTTCTGGTAGGCATAGACGAGCCCGGCGACCAGCAGCCCGATGGCGGTGATGACGATGCCCAGGGCGTTCGCCCGCATCGCCGCGTTCAGGCCCTTCTGGGCGAACGTCGTGGCCGCGATCCAAGCCTTCACGGTGTTGAGGACCTTGAAGGCCAGCAGCGCCGTCACGGCGACGCCGACCCCGGTCGCGAGCGCGATCACGGCGTCCTTGTTCTCGACCACGAACCCCGCGAGAGACTTCAGCGCCGGCAGGCCGCTGGTGTTGATCCAGGCGACGAAGCCGTTCACGGCCGGCAGGAGCCGCTCGCCGAGCTCGGCGCGCATGTCCGCCCAGCGCGAGGCCAGGATGCGCTGCTGGTTCGCCAGCCCGTCGGAGGTGTTGGCGAAGTCGCCATGGGTCTGGGCGGTCTGCTGCATCAGGGCGCCGTAGCGCGCCTGCACCTTCTGCGCCTCGGTCATCTCGCCACTGCCGTCGGAGATTCCGTTGGCGAGGGCGTACGCCTCGACGGCGGCTGCGGAGAGGTCGATGCCGTACTTCCGCAGCGGCTCGGTCTCCCCGGCCAGACCGGACTGGAAGAGCTCGGCCGCCTCGGACACGTCGAGGTTCATCACCGAGGCGAAGTCCGACGCGCGCGTCGTCAGGTCGTCCAGGGTCCCGACGACGTTCCCACCCTCGCCGGCGATCGTCTTGGAGAACGCAGAGAACCGGACCGCCAGGTTGTTGAACTCAAGGTTCGACAGGCCCAGGTTGTCCGCGGCGCTCCGACCGAGCTTCTGCACCCCGCCCGAGGCGTCACCGAAGGAGACGTTCAGGGCGTTGATGGACTCGCTCAGCCCGGACGCCTCGTCGATAGAGCCCTTGAGGAAGGACCCGATCCCGACCGCCGTGAACACCCCGGCCATCGGCGCCACCGCCGACTTGAAGCGCGAGACGAACCCACTGCCGGCGAGGGTCCCGGCGCTGGCCACCGTGGCAGAGATGCCGCTGCCGATCTTGCTGGCCGCACTGCCGACCGCGCTGGTGGCCTTGCCCAGCCCCGCCGAGAGCCGGGAGCCGAAGCCCGTGGCGGCCGTCGCCCCGGCCCCCGCGACAGCGCCGGAGGCGCCCGCGGCAACCGCACCGGCGGCCGACTTGACAGCGCCCGCCTTGGCCGCAACACCGTTGGCCATGCCGGTCGCCATGGCCGTGCCGGCGTCCTTGCCGGCGCCCGGCATGATGGTGTTGACCTGGTCGCCGACGTCCTTCTGGAAGCCCTTGAGCGAGGGCGCCACGAGGATCGTGGCGCGACCGACGACCGGCACGGACGACCACCTCCGCCCTCGTCGTTCAGCTGTCGGTGGCGTGCGGGAAGAACGCGGTCAGGAGCCACTCCCCAGCGGCCTGCGCGGCCGCGGCGCGTGCCTCGTCCAGGGCAGTGACCGGGCGGGGGAAGGGCTTGTCGTTGACCTTGGGCGCCGGCCGCAGGCTCTTCACCTGCACGACCGGGATGCCGACCTTGAGCGTGGCCACGGCCTTGACGACCTCACCGAGGCGGTCGCGGACCTCGGCCATGAGCGCCGTCTGGGTGTCCCACTCGGTCAGCGGCGGGGTCCACCTCGGGGCCGGGCCCTCGTTCTCGCCCTCACGCTGGAGCGCGAGCTGGGCGGCCTCGCGGTCGGTGGCCATGGCGGCGCGGGTGCGGGACGTGCCCGGCAGCTGCTCGATGAGCTCCAGCAGGGCCCGCCACCGCCGCGCCCGCCACCACTGGGCGAGGTCGACACCGGGGTACTCGTGGGCGAGGTCGGCTCGGATGGCCTCCCGGTACCTCGTCAGGAGGCCGTAGAGGCGTTCCCTTCCGGGCGGCCGCCGAAGATGTACTCGTAGTGCTTGGTGACCTTCTGGGCCAGCGCGATGGTCTGGCGGATGTTCAGCCGCTCAGCCTTCAGCTTCTTGTGGTCCTCGTCGGAGAG contains:
- a CDS encoding peptidoglycan DD-metalloendopeptidase family protein; amino-acid sequence: MPVVGRATILVAPSLKGFQKDVGDQVNTIMPGAGKDAGTAMATGMANGVAAKAGAVKSAAGAVAAGASGAVAGAGATAATGFGSRLSAGLGKATSAVGSAASKIGSGISATVASAGTLAGSGFVSRFKSAVAPMAGVFTAVGIGSFLKGSIDEASGLSESINALNVSFGDASGGVQKLGRSAADNLGLSNLEFNNLAVRFSAFSKTIAGEGGNVVGTLDDLTTRASDFASVMNLDVSEAAELFQSGLAGETEPLRKYGIDLSAAAVEAYALANGISDGSGEMTEAQKVQARYGALMQQTAQTHGDFANTSDGLANQQRILASRWADMRAELGERLLPAVNGFVAWINTSGLPALKSLAGFVVENKDAVIALATGVGVAVTALLAFKVLNTVKAWIAATTFAQKGLNAAMRANALGIVITAIGLLVAGLVYAYQNSETFRNVVQAAWDGIKAAVGAVVDWFTGSVVPFLKTVWDGIAAGATWLWQNVMQPVWGGIKAAAEAVVTWFTTSVVPFLGAVWEGIKSGVSTVGTVVSGVWTGIQTAVGAVVGWFTGTVVPFFQGIWSAIGAGASWLWTGVLQPAWAGIQAGWAFLVAAVQAAWEGILKPAWDAVAAAASWLWTTVLSPIFTGIWNAWSAMAGFIYDIWVNVIKLAWDLMAAGIQWLWENALSPIFEGIKAGWQAVAQWFSDRWLDIQRYWDGAKVALQAAWAWIDLNVFAPLRAAFAVVAAWFRDRWLDIQRYWDGAKVALQAAWAWIDLNVFAPLRAAWALVADWFNQKWMDIQRYWDGAKVALKAGWDYIKSAVFDAFNAGIEAVRSWFNDKVAAVVVIWEGLKAGFKAVWDWIDANVFGSFKAGLDKVRGWVEDGVKSIGTAFRAVANVFRLPINFIINDVWNGGIKKAFDNVAVAIGSKARLPHADDIPAFAKGGRARPGWALVGEEGPELIDLATPGRVYTAAETAAALAQGKDLDRDLARRAAGRRPSEALAPMGDNIFSRGWEATKSAVSSAVSWVRGGLASAAAAILDPLKRLIGGTVSQWGPVGGLAGSVVTNAMDSLIGWIRGKDAEAPPPGQGGAEQGGPPPGPGGWRRPSRGPITSRFGNRWGRLHAGIDVAGGGPTFAANAGTVFRTGAGILGGRTGLGIGISHGGGVFTYYGHNPVGGIQVRPGQQVKAGQHIGYQGATGNVTGVHLHFELHRGGWGRAVNPESLNIFDGGNAWLEPGMLAYHSASMRTPDAVLSSQQFADMHRLANQGMSNSLPDHVVLRVGNREFDAYVEEVSAPVARRETQRALTTAVRRAR